A stretch of the Clostridiales bacterium genome encodes the following:
- a CDS encoding exopolysaccharide biosynthesis polyprenyl glycosylphosphotransferase: protein MQIKSKYSWMKHVDFMVVDLIALFLSYLISYYLKFDNLNFAQNDEWTRYLFIVLILSIVINFFVNPYSGILKRSYYMEIIRAFQLAVYNLLLASAIFYAFKIGATYSREMSFVMYGIYFVLSLLLKFLWKKLIVSGKVVINTTKQIPLFVIGSKEGIETTIRNVTAGDFQLYDVKGIHLVDDKETSRVDIEGMDSIPVFIDDYEKYVLDNNIGEVLVAVRPGLVEEGVLERLNANAVGLNIVVESAVGFQPEDQYIQNFGVYKSLSIGAFSFKPGQMLYLALKRLVDFVCGLIGVIILIPVTVIVKLIYLLTGDKAKIFYRQKRIGQNGKEIRIWKFRSMVPNADEILKELLKDEIYRKEWEENQKFSNDPRITKVGKILRKTSIDELPQMINILKGDMSLVGPRPLVAGELEQHGGLKLYQKVKPGITGWWGCNGRSNIDYRERLELEYYYVRNCSFYLDILCIFRTALAVIKKDGAQ from the coding sequence ATGCAGATTAAATCAAAGTACTCCTGGATGAAACATGTGGATTTTATGGTCGTAGACCTGATTGCGCTTTTTCTTTCTTATCTAATTTCGTATTATTTGAAATTTGACAATCTCAATTTCGCCCAGAATGATGAATGGACCAGATATCTGTTTATTGTATTGATTCTGAGCATTGTAATTAATTTCTTTGTAAATCCATATAGCGGGATTTTGAAAAGATCCTACTATATGGAGATTATTCGGGCTTTCCAATTGGCAGTATATAATCTACTTTTAGCCAGTGCAATTTTTTATGCATTTAAAATCGGTGCAACCTATTCTCGTGAGATGTCGTTCGTTATGTATGGCATCTATTTTGTCTTGTCTCTTCTTTTGAAGTTCTTGTGGAAAAAACTGATTGTCAGCGGAAAGGTGGTAATCAACACAACAAAGCAGATCCCGCTGTTTGTGATTGGCAGCAAAGAGGGGATTGAAACCACCATCCGTAATGTGACGGCTGGGGACTTTCAGCTCTATGATGTAAAAGGAATTCATCTGGTCGATGATAAAGAAACTAGCCGTGTGGATATTGAAGGGATGGACAGCATTCCGGTTTTTATTGATGATTATGAAAAGTATGTGCTGGATAACAATATTGGAGAAGTGTTGGTGGCGGTTCGGCCGGGCTTGGTGGAAGAAGGTGTATTGGAGCGCCTGAACGCCAATGCGGTAGGGTTGAATATTGTGGTGGAATCCGCTGTAGGATTTCAGCCGGAAGATCAGTATATTCAGAACTTTGGCGTGTATAAATCCCTCAGCATTGGAGCGTTTTCTTTCAAACCGGGGCAAATGTTGTACCTTGCATTGAAGCGACTGGTTGACTTTGTGTGTGGTTTAATTGGCGTTATCATTTTGATTCCGGTAACCGTTATTGTGAAGTTGATTTACTTGCTGACAGGTGACAAGGCAAAGATCTTCTACAGGCAGAAACGGATTGGACAAAATGGCAAAGAAATAAGAATTTGGAAATTCCGTTCTATGGTTCCGAACGCGGATGAGATTCTGAAAGAATTACTGAAAGACGAAATCTATCGGAAGGAATGGGAAGAAAACCAGAAATTCTCCAATGATCCTCGGATTACGAAAGTCGGAAAGATCCTGCGGAAAACCAGCATTGATGAACTTCCGCAAATGATTAATATTCTGAAGGGCGATATGAGCCTTGTTGGTCCCCGGCCGTTGGTGGCAGGAGAACTGGAGCAACATGGTGGATTGAAACTTTATCAGAAAGTGAAACCTGGAATTACCGGATGGTGGGGCTGTAACGGAAGAAGCAATATAGATTACAGGGAACGCCTTGAACTGGAGTACTATTATGTACGAAACTGCAGCTTCTATCTGGATATTCTTTGTATCTTCAGAACGGCGTTAGCGGTTATAAAGAAAGATGGGGCCCAGTAA
- a CDS encoding DUF4422 domain-containing protein produces MDIKIIVATHKKYWMPDDPMYLPVHVGAAGKESIGYQRDDEGENISKKNPNYCELTGLYWAWKNLNADYIGLAHYRRHFSNGKMFGDKKQKVIDATQMEQKLKDIDILLPTPRNYWIETNYSQYAHAHHAIDLDTTRDILKEKYPQYIAAWDSSMKKTTGHRFNMFVMKKELFDQYCEWMFDVLFELENRLDISTYNQYDRRVFGFVSERLLDVWIETNELSYKNTGYVFMESQNWFIKGGRFIKRKMLKRNI; encoded by the coding sequence ATGGATATCAAGATTATTGTCGCAACGCATAAGAAGTATTGGATGCCAGATGATCCCATGTATCTTCCTGTTCATGTGGGCGCGGCAGGAAAGGAAAGCATTGGCTATCAGCGGGACGATGAGGGTGAAAACATCAGCAAAAAGAATCCGAATTACTGTGAGCTGACAGGTCTTTACTGGGCTTGGAAGAATCTGAATGCGGATTATATAGGCTTGGCACATTATCGCAGGCATTTTTCAAATGGAAAGATGTTTGGCGATAAGAAACAGAAAGTAATTGACGCCACACAAATGGAGCAGAAGCTGAAGGATATAGACATCCTTCTGCCGACACCTCGGAACTATTGGATTGAGACGAACTACAGCCAATATGCCCATGCGCACCATGCGATCGACCTGGATACAACAAGGGATATTCTGAAGGAAAAATATCCGCAGTATATTGCTGCCTGGGATTCCAGCATGAAGAAGACAACAGGACATCGCTTCAACATGTTTGTGATGAAAAAGGAACTGTTTGACCAATACTGCGAATGGATGTTTGATGTACTTTTCGAACTGGAGAACAGGCTGGACATTAGTACTTATAATCAATATGACCGTCGTGTATTTGGTTTCGTCAGCGAACGGCTTCTGGATGTATGGATTGAAACGAATGAGCTCTCGTACAAGAACACAGGATATGTTTTCATGGAAAGTCAAAATTGGTTTATTAA